From the Papaver somniferum cultivar HN1 chromosome 2, ASM357369v1, whole genome shotgun sequence genome, the window TAGCAAATCGATGAAACCAGGCAAGAGGAGCCTGTTTCAATCCATAAAGAGCCTTATGCAACAAGGAAACGTGAATCCTTAAACCCCTGAGGTTGTTTCATATATACttcttgatcaagagaaccatgtAAAAATGTGTTCTTAACATCCAACTGCTTAAGTGGCCAGCCATAAGAAATTGCAAGACTGAGAACTAACCTTACTGTAACTGGTTTAACAACGGGACTGAATGTCTCATCATAGTCAATCCCATGTTGTTGAGAATATCCTTTAGCAACGAGTCGAGCTTTGCGTCTGTCAAGGGAGCCATCAGACTTCTGCTTGACTCGATAAACCCACTTACAACCAATAACGTTCATTCCAGGACGTCGAAGAACGAGAGACCAAGTACGATTGCGAAGTAACGCATTGAATTCTTCAAGCATAGCTGCCCACCACTCCGAAAATTTTGAGGCAACAGTAAAGCAAGACGGTTCAGGTGGGAGAGAAGCATAGTGAGCTTCAAAACAAGGTAAACGTGGATATCTACTAGAAAAGCATCCCTTAAAACTTTTACGCTGAATAGTATGGTCCTTGAGCCTTGTAACCATGGGATGTGCATTAGGAATCGACTGAGGATCCTCCTGTACAATTGGCAAGTCTGCTGAAGATGTGGACTGAGTAGAGGAAGGATCTttagatgaggataatgaagtgGATGAAGGACTGGAATTTCTAGGAGAAGATGGAGATGGAACAGGAGACAAGGATGGAGATGAGGAATCATCATCAGTAGAGAAAGAAAGTCGTCTTGGATTTATAGACGAAGCAGGGAAAGAGGACGAAGTGTGAGAAGTTGGTGTAGCCGTGGAatcgggtgaaggagaagataAGTTAGAATATGGATGTTGACTGGGAAGTGGAGTTATAGAAACAGTAGGAGGAGAAGTCGATGGTGGAGTTAGATGAGTAGCGTAGATGGTGTTGGGCCAACTTAAGATGGTAGCAGTGGAAGGATTTGAAGAGAGAACAGGAGATATAACACCAGCATCAGTAGCATACGTAAAAATAGACTCATCAAATATGACATGACGAGATATGTAAATGCGATTACTCTTAACTTCAAtacacttataacctttatgaaGATCACTATAACCAATAAATACACACGGTAGAGTTTTAGGTTAAATTTTGTTCTTTCCAAAATGAGTCAAGAGAGAAAAACAACGACAACCAAAGGTTTTCAAAAAATCATAGTCCGAAAGGCGATTGTGCATAACAGAATACGGAGATTGATTCGATAAAACAGCAGTAGGTAATCGATTGATCAAATAAACAGCTGTAGCGTAAAATTCAGCCCAAAAAGTTTCAGGAAAGCCACTTTGAATCATTAAGGCACGACCAGTATCAGTGATATGTCGTATCTTACGTTCAACAATGCCATTTTGTTGAGGCGTGCTCGGACAAGAAGATTGACTAATAACACCATTCTCAAATAAGTAAGATTTTAATGGCTCAGCATATTCAGTACCACCATCAGTTTGGAGAATCTGAATGGTTGTATAGAATTGTGTCTCAATCAAAGATTTGAAGTTAAGAAAGCAACGAAATACTTGTGTTTTATTAGACAGAAAATAAATCCATGTGAAACGAGAGCACTCATCGACAACTAAGAGAAAATAGCGAAAACTACAATTTGAATTAAAAGGTGCAGGACCTCATAAGTCAGAATGAATAACAACACCAATTTTATTAGAATAAGTAGCTCTAGATTGAAAGGGGAGACGATGATGTTTAGCACCAACACAACTAGGACAAATAGAATGATAAAAAGAACTAGAATCAAAAGACCGATTCGATTTAAGATGCTGAAAAACACTGTTGTTGGGATGTCCTAAGAGCATATGCCAGATTGTAGGATTTGCACGAACAACAACTAAGGTAGCAGAGAGATCTGAGACTGATAAGGGCTTAGAGGATGGATGAGAACTGTGGAGAATAAGATACATTCCAGCTTCATTCATGCCCTTGTACAGAAGAGTTCCCATTAGTGTATCCTGCACACAAAAACCATGACGATCAAAAGTGAAAACACAGTCAGAATCTTTGGTGAGTTGGCCAACCGAAACCAAGTTCTTGGCAATAGATGGAACATGGAGTGTATTTTTCAAAACCAAGCTAGAGAAAGGTGTGTGAGGAGTGATATCACCAACCCCTGAAATTGGTAACATCTTACCATTACCAACAAGAATTTTGTCATTACCATTGTGCTCCATACGATTTGTCATCTGAGAAGAGTCTGATGTCATATGAGAAGAAGCAACAGTATCAGCAAACCATTGATTTTCATACGGCATAGACTGAATTTGCATTGCCGAAAATAATTGAGGAAGATCAAGATTCTGAGATTGAGTAAGGCGGTGACAAGTGTGAGCAGTGTGACCATTGGTGCTACACCATTGGCATGTAACAACTGAGTtctgagggggggggggggaccaAGGACTGATGCAGCATTGCCGTTATAGCCACGACCTCGACCAGGATAGCCAGATACATAGTTTCCAGGATTGTAACCACCGTTGAACTGAGAACCACCATTATTTCCACGACCACCACCATTATTCCATCCAGAAGAGTTTCTGTTTGTGTTCCACCCATTGTTCGCATTGTttctattattgatttgattattaCCTCCTTTATAGTTGTTGAAATAGTTGCCACGACCATTACCACCTCCACGACCACGGCCGGGAGCATTGTTTGAGCCACGGCCACGACCAGAATGGTTGTTGAAGCCTTGACCACGACCAGAAGCACCAACAAAGAAGGATACTGGATTCTGTAGATATTGAAGATTGGGACTCATGATGGAGTAGCAGGGCATGAAGCTCAGTAAAGGTTGGAAGTGTAGTGCGAGCAATGACATCGGTGTAGATGTTGGACCATTCAGCACCTAAACCATGCAGAGTTGTGGAGACAAGTTCAAGATCAGAAACTGGTTGGAGAACTGCTGCAAGAGAGTCAGAAATTTCCTTTATCTTCAAAATATATTCAGATATTGAAGAATTTCCCTTCTGAATAGTTGAGAGATTTTCTTTGAGTTGAAGAATCCGAGATGGATTAATAGTAGCATAAGTGGAACGAAGATATTTCCATACTTCACGAGAGTTTCCACGACGACCACATTCAGACTTCATAGGATCAGTGAGAGAAAAGTTGATCCAAGACATGATGGTTTGATCAATAACTTCCCATTCTTCATAAGCTGGGTTGGAAGTTTTGTCTTCAGTTCCTTCAGTAACAAGTTCTATGTCAGGTATCTCATAAGAATCATCAAGATATTTATAAAGTCTTTGGGATTTGAGAATAGGAAGAATCTGAGATTCCCAAAGAAGATAGTTAGTTATGTATAAAAGAACTATTTTGGTAGAGGAAGGGAGGAAAGGTGATCGttcaaagagagaagaagaagacataAGAGAGCCTACGCTCATAGTTGAAGATGCAGGGATAGTTGGGGTTCCTGTGGTTGAATGAAAAGCCATGGTgcttgaggaagaagaagaaggggatgaAGAAAAATCTTGGGTTGAGGCAGTTGACATGGCGATGAAAAGAAGAAGAGCAGGCTAAAGATTTCTTGAGGAGAGGATGAAGTtgaggctagagtttttagagagATCGTCCTGGATGGGATACCATGAACAATTGCATAAACTCTCGCACAACCCTAATAGGGTGTAGAGGCATATATTTATAGATAGCTTACTAGATACATTTTGTATAATGGATTATTACAGAAAGGCCCGAATACAATGGACTATACATGGATATAACAGATACATAATGGACCATATTCTACACTTATCTTTGTAAGTCCATGTACTAGGACTCTTATTGTCTGCAGTATCTACAAGCTTAGTGAAAAGCTATCCAATAGAAACCCTTTTATGCGAGGGTACTCATCAAAGTCTATATTATCAATTACTTTACGGCCTCTATCGAAACAAACAAGTTATTCGACTAGGATTCACTTTGGCTTCAAGTTTATATGAGATGTTAAGTGTTTACAGCAACACTGGACCCTTCTCTGTGATGACATACGATATAGAATTGTAGCAGAAGATCACACACAAAATCATCGGTCAAAAAAAGGCCATGAAATTACTAAGTCAACCCCCGAACTTGCTGATTTCATCGAGAATGAGTATAAGAGAGGTTCATCATGGAAAAGCACAGTATCTATGTTATGGCCTTATGCTAATTAAGTGTAAGCATACTATTGCTATTCATATTTCTAATATATACCGTTTTGGTTGTTTACCATAGCGTTAAATGTGTGCTGCCATCGAACATTTTATAATGCACAATCTGTTCCAACACCATCCTGATCAGTTCTTCAGGAGACAAAATTAAAAAACATCGGAGTCTATCGGAATTATTCGAGCATATCACTTTCTCTATATCACTTTCTCTTTATAGAGGCATCTAAGTTCTATGGTGAACATCACATACAATGGTTTGAAGTACCATTTATCAAACAAAATGGGTAGTAAAATGACACTTAATTCCTTgtcatattatatatatatagtcaatttCTCATTATTACATGTGTATAGCATCTGGGGATGTGTACTGAAAGTACGTGTTAGGTAGATCCTGCTTATTATATGAAACTTGTCAATGATTCTCCCTTGAGTCCCGCCTAACTGCATGTTTCCCATGTCAGATGTACGCCTTCCAAAAGTGGTTGCAACAGGAATATTACATTTGTCTGACGAGACAGATGAGCTTGATACTGCTCTGAGATATGATATTAGAGCATCAAATTAGATCTAACTGCtctatttttattaatcaactcattcaCCGATCTTAGTATCATCTATTTTTTCTCAATATGTTCATCAGAAACAAAGATGGATATACCGGATGCAATAGATGATTCCATAGCTGTTGCAGAAAACAGTAATATTGCCAACTGCAGTGATACTATTGATGAACATTACCATGATAAGAAGAACAAGAAAGCACTTCAATTCATTGAAGAAATTACAATTAATGCCGTTGAAGTTCAAAATCAAGCTCTCGCAGAAATCTTATCTTGTAATGCTCAAGTCGACTGCTTACAAAGACATGGTTTAAACAGACAAACAGATCGTAAGACATTTAAGATAATCATGCCCATGGTTACATATGAAGATCTAAAACCTGACATTGATCTTCTCATCGCTAAAGGTAATAGTATTTCATCTACTCTCTGCAAATCGCCTATTTCTCAGTTTTTCCGTAGCACTGGAACTTCATCTGGAATGAGTAAATTAATACCATCAACAGAAGAACAAGCTGAGAAATCACGACAATTTTGCTCCCTCTTAATTCCGGTCTTAAATCAGCATATTCCTGGTTTAAACAAAGGAAAGGCGATGTAGATTATTTTTGTAAGTCTATGTACTGAAACACTAGGAGGAATAATATCATCTTTAGTATCTACAAGCGTAGCCAAAACCTCCAGAAATTTGTCTAGTAATATTAATTACACCAGCCCAATAGAAACCATTTTATGTGAGGATACTCATCAAAGTCTATATTCTCAATTACTTTGTGGCCTCTAtcaaaacaaacaagttcttcgCCTAGGATTCGCTTTCGCTTCGGGTTTTATGGTAGCCGTTAAGTGTTTACAGCAACATTGGACCCTTCTATGTGATGATATCCGACATGGAACTATAGCAGAAGACCACCCTAAAATCACTGACCCATCGGTGAGAAAAGCGGTCATGAAAATACTAGTCAAGACAAACCCCAAACTTGCTGATTTCATCGAGAATGAGTGTAAGAGAGATTCATCATGGGAAGGCATAGTGTCTAGGTTATGGCCTAATGCTAAGTGCATCGTCACCATCATTACTGGGACAATGTCTCATCACATCAATAACATTGATTTTTATAGTAATGGTCTTCCCATTGTTAGCCATATGTACGCATGTTCAGAATGCTTCTTAGGTATAAACCTTGACCCTCTAACTAAGCCACCTGAAGTTTCTTACACACTTATCCCTACATTGGCATATTTTGAGTTCTTGCCGATACTCGGGGAAGATGATAATCAAAAGGACAACTTCAACCAGGAGAAAAAACAACATCATCCAGAACTGGTTGATCTCGTCAAGGTTGAGCTTGGACGAGAATATGAGCTTGTTGTCACCAATTATGCAGGTAACTTGATTATATTCAAGAATTTTGATTACATACTATTTCGTCAAGTACGTGCTGATCTTACGCTTATGAATTATGCAAGGACTTTATCGGTATAGAGTTGGAGACGTGCTACGAGTTGCTGGGTTCAAGAACAATGCTCCTCAGTTCAATTTCATGCGGAGAAGAAATGTAGTTCTAAGCATTGATATGGACAAGACAAACgaaactgagtttcaaaatgcaGTGAAAAAGCAGTTTACCATCTTATGATTATGTCTAATGTCTCTCTTGTTGAATACACTAGTTTTCCTGATACATCAACTTTTCCAGGCCACTATGTGCTCTATTGGGAACTTCAGGGAAACAATAACAATGTCGTAATTCCTCAGAAAGTGCTTGAGGAATGTTGTCTGGTAATGGAAGAATTCCTCGGTTATGAGTATCGTTATATGCGCACTAACAAGAAATTAATTGGACCCCTAGAGATAAAGATTGTAGATACAGGAACGTTTTGTAAGCTGATGGATCATGCAATCAACCAAGTTTCATCAGTTGCACAGTACAAGACTCCTCGATGCATGAAACCTGGTTCCATGATCGAAATCCTAAACTCTATGGTTCTTTCAAGCTTTTTCAGTCAAAGGTGCCCACAGCTATGAATCCATGCTGTTTTGTAAGAAAAAATAAATGCTTATATTTCTGCTTTAGAACATGTTAAATTTAGTCGTATCTTTTTTTGTAGTTGTCGTCCTGTATGAAAATGTCATTTCTTCCATTTCGATCAGTgtttctaagtttgaagcatcAGCCTTTGTTGTAAATTAGCATTCAGTCAAGTgtaaacttttagggtttcttttttatcaataaattAAACTTTTATAGAAAGAGGGTTAAAGACTCAAAGTACGTACATGATATATGAACTCTAACAAAGATTGACTAAAAACAAAAAGGGAAGCAGAAAGCAGCAACCCCGAAACACTTCCAACACCTTCATCTAGTTGCCTCAAGGTGGTTGGAATAAAACTTCTTTCCAACTGATAGCAAATTGATTTAAGGAAATACACCATGAAACATGCCTTTATTATGTAACCAACTTGATAAATAACTTGAATGTGAAACTTCGCTTTCCCTTTTGATAATTGAAAGGTGGAAAATCTAGTCATAGTACGTTAGCTTATAAGGCTGACATACTAATTCTTTCTGGAAATGCAAAATGGAAAATTATAGCACAGATGAATAGAATGTGATTGTTCATTCCGGAGTTCCGTATGTAAGGTTGATCGTTTTTCTATTTGGTTCTATTCCCAAAACTCGAAATCTTTAGAAAGGGGTATGAACCGAGTATTAATACAAGATTAGCCTTTAAAATTGCATCCATGAAGTTCATGAGTTTCATATAGGATCACAAAGTCACAAGACATGAGTGGCCAGCGATTGTGATGAGATTCAGATCTTTTAATTTCCTTATCTATATATGCGCTTATAAAAGGTGTGTCTCACACCAGTTTTTCTTCATCAATTTTAGTTATTAATTATAAACTTATACCGAAATCACTATCTAGTTTGTATGATTAGATCAAAATTTATGGAACTATGAGATATCGGAGTAAACTGAATAAGAATGAGAAGTACAACTTTGGGCGTTATAACTTGTCCAAGAGGAGTTTCATTATTTCAGATTCAGAgatgctttaaaagtttgaaaATGAGTACTTATTCATAAAAATGTCCCAATAATTGGTATTTCTCACCCTCCCGAGTCCCAACAACTTTGAACCTTAGCCATGACACAAATGACGGCAAAATAACTTTAAAAAAGACTTTTCCGCTAAAATCCATCTCTGATTATTTGAAGCCTAATTATTAAtgttgtaaacaatttttgacttGCCTATTTTACAAGAATATGCATGGGCATGGCTCCCAATTTAGGCTTTCTACCATTGGGCGTGAAACCGTATAGACCACTTGATCATACAATATCTCCAACCGCATAGGTCCTTGAACAAATGGGCTGCATATGTCATTTCCTACTGTATGACATGCAAAAATTCTAAAACAATTTTTGAAGAGGTCGGTGTGGAAATATTCCAGCAACGTGAGCTTGCTGTCGTTGCAATATAGTGATGAAGTTTCCAGAAAATAGTATTAATGACCTGAGTTGAGTCTGAAACTCGGCAGCACCAATGAttccaccaaccaccgattaccaccaccaccgcccaccaccgccgattaccaccaccatcacctccgattatcaccaccaccaaccaccgattaccaccaccacctcctcccaccaccaccaccaccgcctatttaagaaatgtaacaacatcaatgcaatcacaattaagttctgttaattgataattttatcgagtatagaAGACGCCAGtcgcagcctgattctgccatgggaccactccggagggattttccaacaaacccttcactttaatttgattttgattgcttcaatcgaatagaaatcatcaaaatagggttttagtaggagttacagagccatgttcggttaggacgatttccaaaaaaccctagtttactaaccgaacttcttgaaaatgaagaacacgaagaatagttcggttctattggatttaaaactaagtcaccgaactctctgtttggttgtttcgcaaaaaaatttacaactacaaagtaaccgaaaaaaacaaatccagtctaaccgaactgtgttgttgtggccactatcttgagttccaaaataaccgaacttagccaatagagttaggttttttcgcaaaaaattttaaaactacaaagtagccgaacttagccaatagagttcggttgattcgcaaaaaataattttaaccGAACTTCTGTTATTAGAACAacagaagtccataagttcggttccttcgcaaaataaggatatcaccgaactttaatttacgaaaataatgagaagtccacaagttcggttcgttcgcaaaaatgttaagttttctttgtaaacgaactctacctttgaaacttcgtaaccgaactctacctaattcgccaagaaataaatttcgtagtaactgaACGTTtacctaattgcatatatgcatatataagcccagttcggttgattcgcaaaatatgttgaagtttgcgaaccaaccgaacttctaacactaggttacttttaacctgcagtttggTTGGGAaattggttgcgttgaagttttcgaactaaccgaacacacaagatgtacccaaataaattgttaagttcaaagttcggttacctaccattttatcctacgTAACCGAACATTAtattgtacgaccaaaacctccattaacgagcgagttcggtaacctgcatgtttggaaaacgtaaccgaactacacttttaggtgtgttcggttacatattcttgacatatggtaaccgaactgacccaaatctacataaaaattttcattttttttgaaaatttggagcaattgaACCAACATTATTTAAGTTTGGAgcacacctgggtacccaaatacccttcctatggttgtggttggtaaagtccatcgtttttcatgttttcttcttcatattctctaactttactctctcaataattctacttctttaaaaaaaaccatctgattttttaatctcactaattatctttaacttaatcatctcactaatcattacactaactattatcaacactaactaatcatcacccaaaattaatcaggagagtaatttaggtattaatataaatatccagataaggggtgacctagatttacttctaatgtctttacccaaaataaaaccatggtcccccaaaaaaaccatggtccccaaaaaatcgttcttaaagAAACCTagttggtttattaaggaaacacaTGGTTTATTTTTGAAGCGCAGTCTGTTCATTTAAGAAACCCGGTTGATTTATTAAAGAAACTCTTGCTTTATTATTGAAGTCCAGTCGGTTTATTAAACAAGACCAGTTGTTTATTAATGAAACAcgtggcttattattgaagcccattCGGTTTATTAAATAAACCCACGACTTATTATTGAAACCCAATTGGATTATTTTGGAAGCCCAGTCGGtgttggtttattaaagaaaccctatttggcttattattgaagctcaaagacttattttgcAAGTCACTTGGATATAGACACGAATCTTGAAAGATATGAAAAGATCTTCCGAGATAGACACAAATTTTGGAAGATAGGTATGGATTTTCCAAGATTATTTTGAATATTTAAAAATAGATACAAATGTTGTAGGGATTGACCCAAATAGAGGGAAGATATACAATTTTCTGGGTGCTTTTATCACTCCTCCGCGGCCAAGTTAATAATTCGACAAATTATTCGCGAACGTTTTCGAACTGATCGAGCTCGAATCATATTTTCGAACTATCGCTGAACCTTAGTAAAGGGTATTGATCTCATGACCCTTAGTTTGCCAAATAAGATTGTAACCATTGAGTTATTGAGCTATTTTGCTTGTTCTtatatatttttaatgtattaTCTGTATAACACATAAAACTTAGTTTAAATCATATTTCTGATTCAATGTAACCATGAAAATAAACTTTCTATTTATTAGAATTTTCCGTTTGGGACTCATATGTCTAAAAGGAATTGTACACGTACATATGTCGTTCCGAACTACTGTCGTATTCTGCACCATAGACTGACTTTATGACCGAATCCGAATGACCGAAAATCGTATAATACTCGCACGTTTGTCGTCGTGAACTTTTTTCCGTGTCTCGAATTTCTAACTAGGCTCTGGGGTTCCTTTAAGACATTTTTGGGTGCCTATAGTAATTTTCTCATGGAGTgtaaaaccacttttcgagccaatttctctgcAAAATTTTATTTCtcccaaaacacctacaaaaacataaaatacaaaaataaatacaaaaaagggTACCAATAAAATTGATAATTGATATCAAATCAGACACATAAATCTGTCTATCAATAAGGATCATGTTTTTTCTTAAATTATAAATGAAATGATacattagagcaaccacagtgggcgagtataaccaaatatttGGTCAAAAAGCGAGACACAGCGGACGAACTGTCGATTAAAATCCGGACCAAAGACCaaatcccagactatatttggtccaagaccaagaccaaaaccaaatatagtcgagcgaacgtatagttaatgccccaccaccaggcgggtgTATAGTTaatgccccacaccaggcgtgcataaagtccccgccccacaccaggcgtactttatacctccgccccaatgttttttttttcttttgggagGGGCGgggtttatacctccgccccactcttttttttttaaactttataTATATGGGgagggctttatacctccgccccaattttttttttttttttagttttctggAATCTGATCGGGCGAACGTATagtttacgccccacaccaggcgaacgtataatgcacgCTCGACGAAATTTAGTCTTCtacccgtagcgtcacacaccagactaaactcaaatttggtcattttatttggtctttgatctttggttatactcgcaccattaCAGTTGctcttacaactaatattttccaAACCAAACCGAAAACGTTCTCAACCAATATCATGTTTTCTAAAATCAAAGGAAAACAAATGTTATGTGTGGGAGCAAAAGAGATttttccattatgtttcatggatga encodes:
- the LOC113352803 gene encoding indole-3-acetic acid-amido synthetase GH3.5-like, whose translation is MVAVKCLQQHWTLLCDDIRHGTIAEDHPKITDPSVRKAVMKILVKTNPKLADFIENECKRDSSWEGIVSRLWPNAKCIVTIITGTMSHHINNIDFYSNGLPIVSHMYACSECFLGINLDPLTKPPEVSYTLIPTLAYFEFLPILGEDDNQKDNFNQEKKQHHPELVDLVKVELGREYELVVTNYAGLYRYRVGDVLRVAGFKNNAPQFNFMRRRNVVLSIDMDKTNETEFQNAVKKQFTIL